In Pseudomonadota bacterium, the following proteins share a genomic window:
- a CDS encoding phytanoyl-CoA dioxygenase family protein, producing the protein MALAAAPTRDVTDIATRYERDGYYFPLEVMSPSEAMAHRAELDSLQERIEKEKLGNKGQLNFGHIIFPFADQIARHPRILDAVETILGPDILAWGSTFFIKDAHSPSYVSWHQDLRYWGLDSEDQVSVWVALGPVTEAHGCMRFVPGSHKGKMLAHRDTFAGDNFLTRGQEAEVEIDESDTVMVELEPGQASLHHGKLLHASGPNNTDERRVGLVINYIAPHVRQIVANEDFASLVRGEDRFGHFQHIPAPTSNFSDEGMAWHRRVRGAQNEALYDGAGVDET; encoded by the coding sequence ATGGCCCTAGCCGCCGCACCCACAAGGGACGTTACTGATATCGCCACGCGCTATGAGCGGGACGGCTACTACTTTCCGCTCGAGGTCATGAGCCCAAGCGAGGCGATGGCTCATCGCGCCGAGCTGGACAGCCTGCAGGAGCGCATCGAGAAGGAGAAGCTGGGCAACAAAGGCCAGCTCAACTTCGGCCACATCATCTTTCCGTTCGCCGACCAGATCGCCCGGCACCCGCGCATTCTGGACGCGGTCGAGACCATTCTGGGCCCCGACATCCTGGCCTGGGGATCGACCTTCTTCATCAAAGATGCACACAGCCCGTCCTATGTCAGCTGGCATCAGGATCTCCGTTACTGGGGTCTGGACAGCGAGGATCAGGTTTCCGTCTGGGTCGCGCTGGGACCGGTGACCGAAGCTCACGGCTGCATGCGCTTCGTGCCGGGCTCGCACAAGGGAAAGATGCTGGCCCATCGCGACACCTTCGCCGGCGACAACTTCCTGACCCGCGGCCAGGAAGCCGAAGTCGAGATCGACGAGAGCGACACTGTGATGGTCGAGCTGGAGCCGGGACAGGCGTCGCTGCACCACGGCAAGCTCCTGCACGCGTCCGGCCCCAACAACACGGACGAACGGCGCGTCGGACTGGTGATCAATTACATCGCCCCGCATGTCCGGCAGATCGTCGCCAACGAAGACTTCGCCTCGCTGGTGCGCGGCGAGGACCGCTTCGGCCACTTCCAGCACATCCCCGCGCCCACCAGCAACTTCTCCGACGAAGGCATGGCGTGGCACCGCCGCGTCCGGGGCGCGCAGAACGAAGCACTCTACGATGGCGCCGGCGTCGACGAGACGTAG
- a CDS encoding LysR family transcriptional regulator, which produces MAQRRIPSLNWLRVFDAAARTENFTRAGEALNMSAAAVSQQIKALEAHLGTQLFDRGPRSVSLTGAGRAFLPVVRQALLSVETTAASLFSRDRYATVTIEATLVFAASWLAERLPAFQVAHPSIHVHVMGAFHDASVDREGVDLAIAYGGISQDEADSDLLFGERIYPVAPPATASAITAPDHLIRHRLLEISTHRTSWLRLLETTPDLDMSEAEFCFTDTTVVALAMAAAGHGIGLARAPASDYLERLYGLERCLPGLEVESGQAYFLVSRAAASLTPAAQQFRSWLLDETARWR; this is translated from the coding sequence ATGGCCCAGCGCCGGATCCCTTCGCTGAACTGGCTGCGTGTTTTTGACGCGGCGGCCCGCACCGAGAACTTCACCCGTGCCGGCGAGGCACTCAACATGAGCGCGGCGGCGGTCAGCCAGCAGATAAAGGCGCTGGAAGCGCATCTGGGGACCCAATTGTTCGATCGCGGGCCGCGCAGCGTGTCGCTGACCGGTGCCGGCCGCGCCTTCCTGCCGGTGGTTCGTCAGGCGCTCCTGTCGGTTGAGACGACGGCCGCGTCACTATTCAGCCGGGACCGCTACGCGACCGTGACGATCGAGGCGACACTAGTCTTCGCCGCCTCGTGGCTCGCTGAGCGTCTGCCCGCGTTCCAGGTGGCCCACCCGTCGATCCATGTCCATGTCATGGGCGCTTTCCACGATGCCAGTGTCGACCGTGAAGGTGTCGACCTCGCCATCGCCTATGGCGGCATCTCCCAGGATGAAGCCGACAGCGACCTGTTGTTCGGCGAGCGCATCTACCCGGTCGCGCCGCCGGCGACCGCGTCGGCGATCACCGCGCCCGACCATCTTATCCGGCATCGCCTTCTGGAGATCTCAACGCACAGAACGAGCTGGCTCCGACTTTTGGAAACGACGCCGGACCTCGATATGTCAGAGGCGGAGTTCTGCTTCACCGATACGACGGTCGTGGCGCTCGCCATGGCGGCCGCGGGTCACGGCATCGGACTGGCGCGCGCACCAGCCAGCGACTACCTGGAGCGCCTCTATGGTCTCGAACGCTGTCTGCCCGGTCTCGAGGTGGAGAGCGGCCAGGCTTACTTCCTGGTTTCTCGGGCTGCCGCATCGCTGACACCGGCGGCGCAGCAGTTCCGGTCGTGGTTGCTCGACGAGACGGCGCGCTGGCGCTAG
- a CDS encoding sulfatase-like hydrolase/transferase, whose protein sequence is MSEEHTLSDHPNILILCTDQQRADSLGCYGNAHARTPHIDRLAARGMRFDNHLTPNQICCPSRGTMITGLYPRHHGMTTNGRTLYDGLATLPGLLAEAGYATHAVGKLHLQPIMADVSYGYPESVPFWQTGRCVDWNGPYFGYQTVDFMIGESLLATEGGHHAAWLRDYHPEVVPLYQPEAALDGPLTDLDEAWTAAVPDDRHYNTWISERAIDFLDRTDGPFMLFVSSPDPHHPFSPPRPWADLIDPGAMPAPDAIAGELDLMPSYVRQRLPANWIDNDAPAVEQGGMTTTNDVSAESLARATALTRGMEAQIDACFGRVLATLDARGLTENTIVIFTSDHGEFLGNHGLLHKGPPPYGDLTRVSFIMAGPGVPPGEMTRAPSSHLDIMATTLDLAGVDHHGIRDDGLSLKPALEGRELEREARFLEFHPRIDPRTYNHSMVTDDWRLTLYPESDEDWGELFDLNADPGEHRNLFHEARHRATRDRLAEVLTQRFTARPRAGTELIAKW, encoded by the coding sequence TTGAGTGAGGAACACACGCTGTCCGATCATCCCAACATCTTGATTCTCTGCACCGACCAGCAGCGCGCCGACAGTCTGGGCTGCTACGGCAACGCGCACGCCCGGACGCCGCACATCGACCGGCTGGCCGCGCGTGGGATGCGTTTCGACAACCACCTGACGCCCAACCAGATCTGCTGCCCCAGCCGCGGCACTATGATCACCGGGCTCTATCCGCGCCATCACGGTATGACGACGAACGGCCGCACGCTCTATGACGGCCTGGCCACCCTGCCTGGCCTGCTGGCCGAAGCCGGTTACGCCACCCATGCCGTCGGCAAGCTGCACCTGCAGCCGATCATGGCAGACGTGTCCTATGGTTATCCGGAGTCCGTGCCGTTCTGGCAGACCGGTCGCTGCGTGGATTGGAACGGCCCCTATTTCGGCTACCAAACCGTCGACTTCATGATCGGCGAATCGCTGTTGGCGACGGAAGGCGGCCATCACGCGGCCTGGCTTCGCGACTATCATCCGGAGGTCGTCCCGCTTTATCAGCCGGAGGCGGCCCTCGACGGTCCGCTGACCGATCTCGACGAAGCCTGGACGGCGGCGGTTCCCGACGACCGCCACTACAACACGTGGATCTCAGAGCGTGCGATCGATTTCCTTGATCGGACGGACGGCCCCTTCATGCTGTTCGTCTCCTCGCCTGATCCCCATCACCCCTTCAGTCCGCCACGTCCATGGGCAGACCTGATCGATCCCGGCGCCATGCCGGCGCCCGATGCGATTGCCGGCGAGTTGGACCTGATGCCGAGCTACGTCCGTCAGCGGCTGCCGGCCAACTGGATCGACAATGACGCACCAGCGGTCGAACAGGGCGGCATGACGACAACGAACGACGTGTCGGCCGAGAGCCTGGCCCGGGCCACCGCCCTTACCCGCGGCATGGAAGCGCAGATCGATGCGTGTTTCGGGCGCGTCCTCGCCACACTCGACGCGCGCGGCCTAACCGAGAACACCATCGTGATCTTCACCTCCGACCACGGTGAGTTCCTGGGCAACCACGGCCTCCTGCACAAGGGCCCGCCGCCTTATGGCGACCTCACTAGGGTCAGCTTCATTATGGCCGGGCCCGGCGTACCGCCAGGCGAAATGACGCGGGCGCCCAGCAGCCATCTCGACATCATGGCGACCACGCTCGATCTGGCCGGGGTCGACCATCACGGTATCCGCGATGACGGACTCTCGCTGAAGCCGGCTCTCGAAGGAAGGGAACTCGAACGCGAGGCGCGGTTTCTGGAGTTTCATCCCCGCATCGATCCGCGCACCTACAACCACTCCATGGTCACCGACGACTGGCGGCTGACGCTTTATCCCGAGAGCGACGAAGACTGGGGCGAGTTGTTCGATCTTAACGCCGATCCCGGCGAACACCGGAACCTGTTTCACGAAGCCCGGCATCGGGCGACCCGCGACCGCTTGGCCGAGGTGCTGACGCAACGTTTCACCGCAAGACCGCGGGCCGGCACCGAGCTGATCGCCAAGTGGTGA
- a CDS encoding creatininase family protein, with product MSKPVDSAWIEDLTWPEVGDRLAARQIVLVPIGAIAKEHGPHLPMKTDWLLAAELARRVAGVLPVLIAPVIPFGYYPAFRHYPGSQHLRPETFAALVSDLLSGLIAQGAGRIALINTGIPTQAILHTVVRELYETTGVRVAVADIARMGKGAAHLMEHDIDGHADEEETSMILSIAPELVRLDRARRDDGNMRGAPDTVFFRPQVFRDDPGGDIDHSETGARGDPTLATVKKGEAALQAMADELVDGLRALYPELQTS from the coding sequence ATGAGCAAACCGGTTGATAGTGCCTGGATCGAAGATCTGACCTGGCCCGAGGTCGGCGACAGATTGGCGGCGAGGCAGATTGTTCTGGTTCCGATCGGCGCCATCGCCAAGGAGCACGGACCGCACCTGCCGATGAAGACCGATTGGCTCTTGGCGGCCGAACTGGCGCGCCGGGTCGCCGGCGTCTTGCCGGTGCTCATCGCGCCGGTCATCCCTTTCGGCTATTACCCGGCCTTCCGTCACTACCCTGGCAGCCAGCATCTCAGGCCCGAGACCTTTGCCGCGCTGGTGTCCGATCTTCTGTCTGGCCTTATCGCGCAAGGCGCCGGCCGTATCGCGTTGATCAATACCGGCATCCCGACACAGGCCATCCTGCATACGGTCGTGCGCGAGCTCTACGAGACGACCGGTGTCAGGGTGGCGGTCGCCGATATCGCTCGGATGGGCAAGGGCGCCGCCCATCTGATGGAACACGATATCGATGGGCATGCGGACGAGGAGGAAACATCGATGATCCTCTCGATAGCACCGGAGTTGGTGCGTCTCGATCGTGCGCGCCGTGACGACGGCAACATGCGCGGGGCGCCCGATACCGTGTTCTTCCGTCCGCAGGTTTTCCGCGACGACCCCGGGGGCGACATCGACCACAGCGAAACCGGCGCCCGGGGCGATCCGACTTTGGCGACGGTCAAGAAGGGCGAGGCGGCGCTTCAGGCCATGGCGGACGAACTCGTCGACGGCTTGCGCGCCCTATACCCTGAACTTCAGACATCATAG
- a CDS encoding ABC transporter substrate-binding protein — translation MSKLNLSRRRLMQASAGSVAAAGLVDGLLDPNSAWAQSSKQLRVRSNRAILSTDPGYMIGGFEMVLQYACLARLAKYTNSPDEWGWEPSEFVTSLEQVDAQTITFELKPGIMWYNGTTHEEIGELNAEDVKYSLERMQESEWKDKAVALDHVEVTGTHAGTIHLNQPFAPIWLTWICDGTGTIVSKVAVEAAGGKYDGMFDFYCGYYRVKEWVQKQNYTLEPNPNWGGTPPGIGDVKFIIIDDEKTAEIAFEADEIDITNIAVDAIPRLLEAPPEGGVVKAFSGTQWYWMGMNTDHPNLQDIRVRQAIQHAIDVDTIIQGAWAGVGTRAHGIVPPGLIGHRTEGKFSTPDPDKARELIAEAGAEGTKITLKTINLADRMAAAQIIQANLADVGLEVEVVPLDAGPFWNLGLESEGEDWKDLELWIMSYLDSPDPSQMTQWYISDQVGVWNWERWSDPEFDELFAAGLGETDEGKRHDIYVRMQEIMEDTGAYVFLMFPPNGVMYRDTLDPVITPNGYIWQIQEFKWNDESA, via the coding sequence ATGAGCAAGTTAAACCTGTCACGTCGTCGTCTGATGCAGGCGTCGGCTGGATCTGTCGCGGCCGCCGGCCTGGTCGACGGTCTGCTCGACCCCAACAGCGCCTGGGCGCAGTCGTCGAAGCAGCTGAGGGTCCGTAGCAACCGCGCCATTCTGTCGACCGATCCCGGCTACATGATCGGCGGCTTCGAAATGGTCCTGCAGTACGCCTGCCTGGCGCGCTTGGCCAAGTACACCAACAGCCCGGACGAATGGGGCTGGGAACCCAGCGAATTCGTCACGTCGCTGGAGCAGGTCGACGCCCAGACGATCACCTTCGAACTGAAGCCGGGTATCATGTGGTACAACGGCACGACCCACGAAGAGATTGGCGAGCTGAACGCCGAAGACGTCAAGTACTCGCTGGAGCGCATGCAGGAGTCCGAGTGGAAGGACAAGGCTGTTGCGCTTGACCATGTCGAAGTAACGGGCACGCATGCCGGCACCATCCATCTCAACCAGCCGTTCGCGCCGATCTGGCTGACCTGGATCTGTGACGGCACAGGCACCATCGTGTCGAAGGTCGCGGTCGAGGCGGCCGGCGGCAAGTACGACGGCATGTTCGACTTCTACTGCGGCTATTACCGAGTCAAAGAGTGGGTGCAAAAGCAGAATTACACGTTGGAGCCGAACCCGAACTGGGGTGGCACGCCGCCGGGCATCGGTGACGTCAAGTTTATCATCATCGATGACGAGAAGACGGCGGAAATCGCGTTCGAGGCTGACGAGATCGACATTACCAACATTGCCGTCGACGCCATCCCTCGGCTTCTGGAAGCACCGCCGGAAGGTGGCGTGGTCAAGGCGTTCTCCGGTACCCAGTGGTACTGGATGGGCATGAACACCGACCATCCGAACCTGCAGGACATCCGTGTCCGTCAGGCGATTCAGCATGCCATCGACGTCGACACCATCATCCAGGGTGCCTGGGCCGGTGTCGGCACGCGCGCCCATGGTATCGTGCCGCCGGGTCTGATCGGTCACCGCACCGAGGGCAAGTTCTCAACGCCCGATCCCGACAAGGCGCGTGAACTGATCGCCGAGGCGGGTGCGGAAGGCACCAAGATTACGCTGAAGACGATCAACTTGGCCGACCGTATGGCGGCCGCCCAGATCATCCAGGCGAACTTGGCCGATGTCGGTCTGGAGGTTGAAGTTGTGCCGCTGGATGCCGGTCCATTCTGGAACCTCGGGCTCGAGTCCGAAGGCGAAGACTGGAAGGATCTGGAGCTGTGGATCATGTCCTATCTGGACTCGCCCGATCCCAGCCAGATGACCCAGTGGTACATCTCCGACCAGGTCGGCGTGTGGAACTGGGAACGCTGGTCCGATCCTGAGTTCGACGAGTTGTTCGCGGCCGGTCTTGGCGAGACCGACGAAGGCAAACGCCACGACATCTATGTCCGTATGCAGGAGATCATGGAGGACACCGGCGCTTACGTCTTCCTGATGTTCCCGCCGAACGGCGTCATGTATCGCGACACGCTCGATCCGGTGATCACGCCGAACGGCTACATCTGGCAGATCCAGGAGTTCAAGTGGAACGATGAATCGGCCTAG